CGCCAGCCCGATGGCCAGCATCAGCAGGTAGAAAGTGCCCGTGGCCAGCTCAACGGCGACGGCCGCGCCCGTGAGCACCCACCAGACGGTCGAATCCAGCATGCCCCCTCCTTGTAGCCCTTGCGTATTGACTGAGCCACATTTTGGGTGAAATCGGCGTCCATGCAAGAGCGCGTCACCGTTCTTGCATACACTTCGCGCCTGCCGTTCGCTTTTTCCCCCGCCCTGGAGGGGCGCTCCCCATGAAATTCCGCTTTCCCATCGTCATCATTGACGAGGACTATCGCTCCGAAAACACTTCGGGCCTGGGAATCCGCGCGCTGGCGCAGGCCATCGAGTCCGAGGGGATGGAGGTGCTGGGGGTGACCAGCTATGGCGACCTGTCGCAGTTCGCGCAGCAGCAAAGCCGGGCCAGCGCCTTCATCCTGTCCATCGACGACGAGGAGTTCACGCCCGGCCCCGACCTCGACCCGGCGGTGCTGAACCTGCGCAACTTCATCGAGGAGGTGCGTCGCAAGAACGCCGACGTGCCGATCTACGTCTACGGCGAGACCAAGACTTCGCGCCACCTGCCCAACGACGTCCTGCGTGAGCTGCACGGCTTCATCCACATGTACGAGGACACGCCGGAGTTCATGGCGCGGCACATCATCCGCGAGGCCAAGTCCTACCTCGAGGGCATCCAGCCGCCGTTCTTCCGGGCGCTGCTCGATTACGCGGAGGACGGGTCCTATTCGTGGCACTGCCCGGGCCATTCGGGGGGCGTGGCCTTTCTCAAAAGCCCGGTGGGCCAGATGTTCCACCAGTTCTTCGGCGAGAACATGCTGCGCGCCGACGTCTGCAACGCGGTGGACGAACTCGGCCAGTTGCTGGACCACACCGGCCCGGTGGCGGCCAGCGAGCGCAATGCGGCGCGCATCTTCAACGCCGACCACTGCTTCTTCGTCACCAACGGCACGTCCACCTCGAACAAGATGGTGTGGCACCACACGGTGGCGCCCGGCGACGTGGTGGTGGTGGACCGCAACTGCCACAAGTCGATCCTGCACGCGATCATCATGACCGGGTCCATCCCGGTGTTCCTCAAGCCCACGCGCAACCATTTCGGCATCATCGGGCCGATCCCGCAGAGCGAGTTCGAGCCGGCCAACATCCGGGCGAAGATCGCCGCCAACCCGCTGCTGCAGGGCGTGGACGCCGAGCGCGTCAAGCCGCGCGTCATGACGCTGACGCAGTCCACTTACGACGGCGTGCTGTACAACACCGAGACCATCAAGAAGATGCTCGATGGCTACGTCGACACACTTCACTTCGACGAGGCCTGGCTGCCGCACGCGGCCTTCCACCCGTTCTACGGCGGCTACCACGCCATGGGCAAGTACCGCACACGGCCCCGGGAGTCGCTGACCTTCGCCACCCAGTCGACGCACAAACTGCTGGCGGGCATCAGCCAGGCCAGCCATGTGCTGGTGCAGGACTCGCAGAACCGCAAGCTCGACCGGCACCTGTTCAACGAGGCGTACCTGATGCACACCTCGACCAGCCCGCAGTACTCGATCATCGCCAGCTGCGACGTGGCCGCGGCGATGATGGAGCCACCCGGCGGCACGGCCCTGGTCGCGGAGTCGATCGTGGAAGCGCTGGACTTCCGGCGCGCCATGCGCAAGGTCGACGAGGACTACGGCAAGGGCGACTGGTGGTTCAAGGTGTGGGGTCCCGACCACCTGGCCGAGGAGGGCATCGGCCGCGCGGACGACTGGATCATCAAGGGCGAGGCCCGCACGGCCAAATGGCACGGCTTCGGCAACCTGGCCGAGGGCTTCAACATGCTGGACCCGATCAAGTCCACCATCGTCACCCCGGGCCTGGACCTCAACGGCAAGTTCGCCAAGACCGGCATCCCCGCCAGCATCGTCACGCGCTTCCTGGCCGAGCACGGGATCA
Above is a window of Ramlibacter tataouinensis DNA encoding:
- a CDS encoding arginine/lysine/ornithine decarboxylase, whose protein sequence is MKFRFPIVIIDEDYRSENTSGLGIRALAQAIESEGMEVLGVTSYGDLSQFAQQQSRASAFILSIDDEEFTPGPDLDPAVLNLRNFIEEVRRKNADVPIYVYGETKTSRHLPNDVLRELHGFIHMYEDTPEFMARHIIREAKSYLEGIQPPFFRALLDYAEDGSYSWHCPGHSGGVAFLKSPVGQMFHQFFGENMLRADVCNAVDELGQLLDHTGPVAASERNAARIFNADHCFFVTNGTSTSNKMVWHHTVAPGDVVVVDRNCHKSILHAIIMTGSIPVFLKPTRNHFGIIGPIPQSEFEPANIRAKIAANPLLQGVDAERVKPRVMTLTQSTYDGVLYNTETIKKMLDGYVDTLHFDEAWLPHAAFHPFYGGYHAMGKYRTRPRESLTFATQSTHKLLAGISQASHVLVQDSQNRKLDRHLFNEAYLMHTSTSPQYSIIASCDVAAAMMEPPGGTALVAESIVEALDFRRAMRKVDEDYGKGDWWFKVWGPDHLAEEGIGRADDWIIKGEARTAKWHGFGNLAEGFNMLDPIKSTIVTPGLDLNGKFAKTGIPASIVTRFLAEHGIIVEKTGLYSFFIMFTIGITKGRWNTLLTALQQFKDDYQRNQPMWRILPEFCQQFPRYERMGLADLCQHVHELYAKYDIARLTTDMYLSDLTPAMKPSDAFAYIAHRKTERVEIDELEGRITTSLVTPYPPGIPLLIPGEVFNKKIVDYLKFSREFNSLCPGFETDIHGLVEETGEDGRVRYFADCVKA